A DNA window from Bos javanicus breed banteng chromosome 10, ARS-OSU_banteng_1.0, whole genome shotgun sequence contains the following coding sequences:
- the NGB gene encoding neuroglobin: MELPEPELIRQSWREVSRSPLEHGTVLFARLFDLEPDLLPLFQYNCRQFSSPEDCLSSPEFLDHIRKVMLVIDAAVTNVEDLSSLEEYLAGLGRKHRAVGVKLSSFSTVGESLLYMLEKCLGPAFTPATRAAWSQLYGAVVQAMSRGWGGE; the protein is encoded by the exons ATGGAGCTCCCGGAGCCCGAGCTGATACGGCAGAGCTGGCGGGAGGTGAGCCGCAGCCCGCTGGAGCATGGCACCGTCCTGTTCGCCAG GCTGTTTGACCTGGAGCCAGACCTGCTGCCCCTCTTCCAGTACAACTGCCGCCAGTTCTCCAGCCCAGAGGACTGCCTGTCTTCCCCCGAGTTCCTGGACCACATCAGGAAG GTGATGCTGGTGATCGATGCTGCGGTGACCAATGTGGAGGACCTGTCCTCCCTGGAGGAGTACCTGGCCGGCCTGGGCCGGAAGCACCGGGCAGTGGGCGTGAAGCTCAGCTCCTTCTCG ACGGTGGGTGAATCCCTGCTCTACATGCTGGAGAAGTGCCTGGGCCCTGCCTTCACACCTGCCACTCGGGCTGCCTGGAGCCAGCTCTACGGGGCCGTGGTGCAGGCCATGAGTCGGGGCTGGGGTGGCGAGTAA